One Halanaerobium hydrogeniformans genomic window, AAACCTGGCAGCTATTTAGTGCAGAGAGCCATAAAATCAATGTATCTAGACCTGTGCCAAATGTTTTTAAAACTGTTAAAATTCTCTGGTCTATTTATTTAGGTTTTATGTTATTGCAAACTTTATTATTAATTATACTAGGGCTTTCACCTTTTGATGCACTTACTCATAGTTTTACTACCCTTTCTACAGGTGGATTTTCCAGCTATGATGCAAGTGTTGCCCATTTTGCTGCCAATAATTATAGTAATTATATCTTAATTGAATATGTAATAACATTTTTTATGTTTTTAGGTGGAGTGAACTTTTTACTTCATTATAGATTGTTTCAAAAAGACTTTGAAAGCATTAAAAATAATTCTGAGTTCAGAACTATGGTGAAAATAATTATTTATTCAACTATTTTTTTAAGTTTGGTTATTATAACATTAGAAACTGCTCCTGGAATTTCGGTGGAAGAAGTATTTAGAAGAACTATTTTTCAGGTCACTTCAATTTTAACAACAACCGGTTATGCCACCAAAGATATTAACTCTGCTTTTTTCCCTGCAGCAGCCAGACAGCTATTTTTAGCTTTCATGTTAATTGGAGGTTGTGTTGGGTCTACTTCCGGTGGTATTAAAATTATGCGTTTAAATATTTTAAGAGCATTATTTAAAAGAGAGGTAAAAAAAATATATTTACCAAACCATGCAGTTTTACCTGTAACTGTTGACAGAAAAATCATCAGAAAAGATGAGCTCAACAAATTAACAGGAATCTTTACCTTCTGGCTAGTTTTGATTGTTGTTGGTGGAATAATAACCTCTTTATTTTCTCATTTAGATGGCTGGCAGGCCTATTCTGGCATGTTTTCAGCCATGGGTAATATTGGGCCTTTCTTTTTTAGTGTAGAAGAAATGTCAAATATATCACCTGTAGTGAAGACAACTTATATAATTGGTATGCTGGCAGGGAGGTTAGAAATCTTACCAGTTATAATATTATTTTCTAAAAAAGCATGGCAAAATTAAAAATAACTCTGGAGGTATAAATTATGTACATAATAATAGCAGGTGGAGGAATAGCGGGTAGTAACTTAACAAAAAATCTGGTTAATGATCATGATGTAATTGTTATTGAAAAAGATCAGCAGGTAGCAGAGAGGGTTTACAGCCGTTATGGAGCTGTTACCGTATTGGGTAATGCAACAAGGATCGATATTTTAAAAGAAGCAGGTATAGAAAAATGTGATGTGGCAATCGCTGTTATGAGAAATGATGCGGATAACCTTTCTTTTTCACTCCTGGCTAAAAATTTTGGGGTAAAAAAGATCTTGGTCAGAATGCGAGAACCACAGTATAAGAGTGCCTATAAAATGGCTGGTGCAACAAATATAGCAGCAACTATGGAGTTGATTGTTGATAGATTTATAACTGATATTGAAGAACCTGATGTGCGAAAAGTTGCTTCACTTGGTGATGGAAAAGCTGAGGTATCTATTTTAACTATTCCTAAAGAGTCAAAAATATCAGGTAAAAAAATATCGGAAATAGTTAGCCAGGAAAACTTTCCAGAAAATTGTATAATAGCTGGAATTTTTGATAAAGAAATGGACCGTTACATAGTTCCCCGAGGTAACAGAGAGATCTTTGCCGGTAATCAGGTCTTTTTAGTAGCCTCTAAAACTGATATGGAAAAAGCAGCAAATTTTTTGCTTGAAAAATAGATAAAACTCCACTGCCCGGTATAAAAAATTGAGTAGTGGAGTTTTTCTTTTTAAATATTAAGTTAATATAATTCTACTTCTGCAGATAGAGATACACTTATATTGACTTTTTCTTCCTTAACCGGTACTTCCATCGAGTCCGCTTCTGCACTTCTTCTTCCAACAGATTGAAGCATATCAGCACCATAAATATCCTGACGACCCATATTTAATTTGGTAATTCTATAATCTTCTTTATCTAAATTTTGAGCAATAAAGGCTGATTTACTTTTCAGACTGTCTAAAGCCATTGCAGTTACTTCATCAAGGGCAGCCTCATTGTTTCTTAACCTATAATCTAAACTTACCACCCTATTTGCTCCTGCTTCAAGCAATCTGCCTAATAATACCGGCAGTTCTTCTAAGTGTTCAGTTCTAAATTTTAATTGGTTAGAAACTCTGTAATATGTTACTCTTTCTTCATCTTCGTAGCGAGTAAATGGATAAACCCTAAAATATTGAGTTTCTAAACTTTCAAGATCTTCCTCTTCTAAAATATCCATTAGAGCACTTACAATTTCATTGTTTTCTCTAACAGCCACTGATTGTTCCTGGTCTTCATTTTCAAAACCGAGCACTACATCAACTATTTCTGGATCAAATTCTTTTTGTTGAGAAATACTTAAACTTGTTGTTATATAGTCTTCCTCTACCCTTTCTTCTACCACTTCTTCTGGAGCAACAACCTCATCATTAGTATTAAAATACAAACCGTTGATAACCAAAACCGAAAGCAGTATTAAAGCTAAAAAAACTAAAAATAAACCAGCATTTCTGTTCATTAAAACCCCTCCATCTTTCTCTTATTTTAAGATTTAAAACTTTAAAAAATATTTAATATTATAATTCCTCTTATTAGATATAATTCTAATAATAAGATTAAATCCCTTTTTTATTAGCAAAATAAATAAAAAAAGATGAGCTGCAAACTCACCTTCTTTCCCTTAAGCTAAATGATATCTGCTCAAAGTTATTTTGCTTTAACTCTTCAATCAGGGCAACCAAATTTTCAAAATCAGTTTTACGATCTGCATAGATCTTAACCGATTTATCTTCTCGTTCTCCTATATCTCTAAACAGTAATTCTAATTGACCAGGATTATATTCAACTTCCTGATAATATATTTTATTGTCTTCACTTAAAAATATATTTATCTGTTCACCATCAGCTGTCTGACCTATACTGCTGTCAGGAACAGTTATAT contains:
- a CDS encoding TrkH family potassium uptake protein encodes the protein MIKSTKYNTIFYYLSSLSFILAIMIVIPLVVSFYYQDGRQIYQAFYYSIIISFAAGILLKLPTDKEKTYIDLTTAMLLCALGWILVSILGSLPFMIGIEKSFIDALFETVSGFTTTGITVFTGLELMPRSILFWRSLIQLLGGLGILTFFLLVSTRAKGETWQLFSAESHKINVSRPVPNVFKTVKILWSIYLGFMLLQTLLLIILGLSPFDALTHSFTTLSTGGFSSYDASVAHFAANNYSNYILIEYVITFFMFLGGVNFLLHYRLFQKDFESIKNNSEFRTMVKIIIYSTIFLSLVIITLETAPGISVEEVFRRTIFQVTSILTTTGYATKDINSAFFPAAARQLFLAFMLIGGCVGSTSGGIKIMRLNILRALFKREVKKIYLPNHAVLPVTVDRKIIRKDELNKLTGIFTFWLVLIVVGGIITSLFSHLDGWQAYSGMFSAMGNIGPFFFSVEEMSNISPVVKTTYIIGMLAGRLEILPVIILFSKKAWQN
- a CDS encoding potassium channel family protein — translated: MYIIIAGGGIAGSNLTKNLVNDHDVIVIEKDQQVAERVYSRYGAVTVLGNATRIDILKEAGIEKCDVAIAVMRNDADNLSFSLLAKNFGVKKILVRMREPQYKSAYKMAGATNIAATMELIVDRFITDIEEPDVRKVASLGDGKAEVSILTIPKESKISGKKISEIVSQENFPENCIIAGIFDKEMDRYIVPRGNREIFAGNQVFLVASKTDMEKAANFLLEK
- a CDS encoding SIMPL domain-containing protein; the protein is MNRNAGLFLVFLALILLSVLVINGLYFNTNDEVVAPEEVVEERVEEDYITTSLSISQQKEFDPEIVDVVLGFENEDQEQSVAVRENNEIVSALMDILEEEDLESLETQYFRVYPFTRYEDEERVTYYRVSNQLKFRTEHLEELPVLLGRLLEAGANRVVSLDYRLRNNEAALDEVTAMALDSLKSKSAFIAQNLDKEDYRITKLNMGRQDIYGADMLQSVGRRSAEADSMEVPVKEEKVNISVSLSAEVELY
- a CDS encoding ExbD/TolR family protein; protein product: MKYKPKNRDGSLGLAPMIDIVFLLLIFFLVSSTLQGEEAIYNITVPDSSIGQTADGEQINIFLSEDNKIYYQEVEYNPGQLELLFRDIGEREDKSVKIYADRKTDFENLVALIEELKQNNFEQISFSLRERR